A region of Flavobacterium indicum GPTSA100-9 = DSM 17447 DNA encodes the following proteins:
- a CDS encoding GNAT family N-acetyltransferase, which produces MSINIRLEANEKKGAFHLEEDGMERGLMTFVWASTDKIIIDHTEVDPTSGGKGFGKMLVEAAVTTAREKGIKIIPLCPFAKKIIEKTPEFQDVL; this is translated from the coding sequence ATGAGTATAAATATTCGATTAGAAGCCAATGAAAAAAAGGGTGCTTTTCATTTGGAAGAAGACGGAATGGAAAGAGGATTAATGACTTTTGTATGGGCGAGTACGGATAAAATCATTATTGACCATACTGAAGTTGATCCTACTTCTGGTGGAAAAGGATTTGGCAAAATGCTGGTAGAAGCTGCTGTTACTACAGCTAGGGAAAAGGGAATTAAAATTATTCCTCTTTGTCCTTTTGCCAAAAAAATAATTGAAAAAACACCAGAATTTCAAGATGTTTTATAA